The Lathyrus oleraceus cultivar Zhongwan6 chromosome 5, CAAS_Psat_ZW6_1.0, whole genome shotgun sequence genome includes the window AGCTCTTTTGGGGATCTTGTGCTTTCTTCATTTTATCACAAACCATCCTTATCCTTTCTTTAGTCTCTTGAATAATTTCCGGTCCTAAGATTCTTTCTTCACCAACTTCCATCCAACACAAAGGTGTTCTACATTTCCGTCCATACAAGGCTTCATAAGGATCCATCCTAATACTTGCATGGTACTATTATTGTATGCGAATTCAATCAATGGTAAGAGCTTCTTCTAATTTCTTTCACTTTCAAGTACACAAGCTCTTAACATATCCTCCAGTGCCTATATCGTTCTCTCAAGTTGACCATCTGTTTGAGGGTGATTAGACGCACTCAAACACAACTTCGATCCCATAGCTTGTCGGAATGCCCTCCAAAATCTTGAAGTAAACTTTGGGTCTCTACTGGACATAATACTAGTTGGAACACCATGCAGTCTTATGATTTCTGAAATGAACAACCGTGCAAGATGACTTGCCTTGTAAGTAGTTTTCACGACCAAGAAATGCGCAGACTTAGTTAAACGatctacaatcacccaaattgaatcataaCCACCTTGGGTACGAGGTAACCATACTGCAAAATCCAttgaaatactatcccatttccaagCTAGAATCTCTAAAGTTCGCAATAAACCACTTGGCTTCTGATGTTCGATCTTTACTTGCCGGCACACTATGCATTCCGACACATACTCTGCAATATCCTTTTTCATTCCAGGCCACCAATAgtccttcttcaagtcttgatacatcttcgATGAACCTGGATGTATGGTAAACGCGCCCTTGTGGGCTTCCTCCAAAAAAATTCTTTTCAGTTTGGCATCATTCGGGACACAAATCCTTTGGTTAAAAAGAACAATCCCATCCGGTGATTGAGTGAAACCTGGTTGAGTCAACATCTCTTGCAACTTCTCATCTATCATTTGTCCTTGCCGAATTTCTTCCTTTAGGTTAGAAGTAACATTCAAATTTCCCATTATCACACCATCCTGCGTCCAATCAAACTGAAGGTTAAGATCTCAGAACTTCTCCAATAATGTGTATTCTAACATCATTAACTCGGCTTGATGGATCTCTTTCTGACTCAAGGCATCTGCAACCTTATTCACTTTCCCTGGGTAATAATTAAGCTCAAAATCGAAGTCTTTCAAATACTCCATCCATCTCCTCTGTCTAATGTTAAACTCTTTTTGGTCAAataagtatttcaaactcttatggtcactaAACATCTCAAAACATACTCCATACAAGTAATGTTGCCACACCTTCAATGTAAAAACAACAACACCTAATTCAAGATCATGAGTTGGATAGTTTTCTTCATGACTCTTCAACTGACGAGAGGCATATGTACAACATGACCACTCTGCATTAACACCCATCATAGTCCCTTCTTAGAGGCATCACAAAATACTTCATAAGACTTACTAGGATCATAGATGATTAAAACAAGAGCAGTTGTTAGTTTTTTCTTCAAACTCATGAAACTCTGCTCTCACTTCGAATCCTATTTAAAAGAAATTTCCTTTCGGGTAAGTCTAGTCATTGGTAAGGCTAACTACGAAAACCCCTTTATAAATCTTCGATAGTAACCTGCCAAACCCAAGAAAATTCTGACTTCGGAAGCATTCTTCGGTATTTCCCAATTAATAACTACTTCGACTTTAGATGGATCTACTAATGCTCCTCCGTGGGATATGACATGACCAAGAAACCTCACTTTGTTCATCTAAAATTCACACTTACTTAACTTGGCAAAAAGTTGCTTCTTTTGTAATACTGATATAACAGTCCTTAGATGTTCTCCGTGCTCTTGTGGAGTACGAGAATAAATAAGAATGTCATCAATAAAGATCACCACGAACTGGTCCAAGTAAGGTTGAAATATCCGATTCATATAGTCCATGAAAACAGCAGGGGAATTcgtcacaccaaaaggcattacaagGAACTCATAATGGCCATATCGGGTCCTGAATGCGGTCTTTGATACATCCGAATTCTTAACTCTGATTTGATGATAGCCCGATCGTAAATCTATCTTCGAGAACACACAGGATCCTTTCAACTGATCTAGAAAATCGTCTATCCTCAAAAGAGGGTACTTGTTCTTAATGGTGACCTTATTCAACTGGCGATAATCAATACACAAACGcatactaccatctttcttcttcactaatAACACTGGAGCACCCCATGGTGAGACACTAGGTCGGATGAAGTGCTTGGTTAATAACTCTTCTAATTAATCCTTCAACTCTCTCAACTCGAGTGGCGCCATATGATACGAAGAAAAGGAGATTGGAGCCGTCCCAAGTATCAGATCAATAGAGAATTCCACTTCCCTTTCAAGAGGAAGAGAAGTGATGTCCTCAGGGAAAACTTCTAGAAATTCACATAGAAATTTGTGTAACATTCAGATTGTCGCTAGGTTCCTTGGTGAGAACCAAGAGAACTGACTTTTCCTTCTCAAACAAGAAATTAACCATGCCAACCGTACCTTCCAAGATAGTAGTTAATACATCCTTTGGAGTAGCTTCACTAGATGGAATGATGATTAGCTTCTCTTCGCAACCAATAAACACCGAATTGGCGGAAATCCAATCCATCCCAAAACCACATCAACCTTTTTAAGTGGTAAACAAATAAGATCAATCTGAAAAATTCTACCATTCACCGATAGCGGACAATTTTCACAAATTAACGGTGTCTCAAGCACATCATCCATGGCGGTAGTAACCACCATAGGAGGAGACAAAGGGATTGCTTGCAAGCCAAAATGCTTCATACACTGAATTGATACAAAAGAGTGTGTTTCCCTACAATAAAACAATACAAAACAAGGATGATCATTGACGAGACACGTACCAGCAATAAAAGCATTGTTGCTCTTAGCCTTCCTTGCATCCAAAGTATAAACTCGACCAGTGTTCCTTCCTTGCACCTGATTCTTATTCTGAGGACAATCCCTAGCCATATGTCCCTCCCTCTGACAAGTAAAACACCTAATCACACTTCCAACACATCTTCCAAAATGAGGCTTCTTACATAATTGACATTGCGGAGGATGGTTAGGTCTTGCATGTTGCACTTGTTTTCCTTTGAAAGATTGAGGTCTAGGCCTAAACTGGTTACCTGACCTTCCTTGTTCCTTCTTTCCAATCCTATACTGATCTCTTTCTTCTTGAACTTTCTTCAAACTATTCTCAGCCACATAACATTGCCTTAGCAATTCAGCATAAGTAGTGATTTCTCTTTGAGAAACACTATGAGAAATTTCACCTCTTAAACCAAAAAGGGATTGATCAATCTTCCACTTCTCATTTGGTGCGTACTCGGTCTGTCTAGAATAAGTAGCCATATCTTCAAACTTTTTAGCATATGTAGCCACTGACATAGTACCCTGCCTAAGCTGCTGAAACTCAAATTCTTTCTGAGTCCTCAAAGATCTAGGAAAATACTTATCTAGAAAAGTAGTCTTAAAATGCTCCCAATCCCTAGGTACTCCTTGATTGGTCATAAGAGTTGAAGCAGTTTCCCACCACCTCACAATAGGACCCTTCATCATGTAAGAAGCAAACACAACTTTATTCTCTTCACTACAATGCACTATCTGAAAAATCCCCTCCATGCTGGTTACCCACTCATGAGCCTTCACATGATTTAATACACCATGGAACTCAAGAGGATTCATGTGAAAGAAATCTAGGAAACTACCACCTACAGCTTCTTATGGAAACCCTTGAGGATGAAGACCACCATTCTACTGTTGCATCATCTGATGCATGAATTGGTTTCGTTTTTGCTGCATATGTTGCACAAActaaggccattgaaaacctTCACTACCACTTGGCAGTTCTGAATCTGAATTCTGAGTTCTATGTCTACCACGACCTCTGCGTCTGTCAGCCATGATCATGAATGTCATACAAATATGATTAAGTTGATCAGGCTCAATACTATGGATATAACATCAAGGACAATGATGACAACCCACATATGAGGCAGAAAGGAATACTTATAATATCTCATGGCTAGGTCGAGGATACgacctgctctaataccaattgtaacacccacatataatatatgtctagaatgcatattatacatagtgtaatactggtactgaaatacataagcgccTAGCGGCAACAATGTATATATTACATGCCCAAAAGAAAACACTACATGGCACAAAATATACACAAAGgtgcccaaaataaaactagGAACTAGATCATTGTAGAATGATCTTAAAAATATCTACACAACGGAGAAGCCATCCAAAGAAtcaggtaagcaagacatcaGTCTATCTTGTTCTTACTCTTCGCCTGATCGGAActacctgaaaaataatcaatatggggtgagataataatcccagtgggttccctatcttatgggtccactcggctctacagaGTTTTCTAATCAATATCCAACTTAAGTCAACAAGGGAAAAAAGACTTGAGTGATGGGGAATAAACTCTCAATATATGGAAACATGCTCCTGAGTTCTCACAACTCAAATAAGATCACTATTCAaattcacgaaacatcaatccctgAGAGGACCTACGTCTAGGGCAAGCTCAGTTTATGCATGCTCGTATCATTCGACTTTCGtggtggatatcgggtcctctatgagttCCAAACTCAATCCAAGCGACtgtcacccgtatgggactctaacccacttagggtatctttcatcgtatgggcctctaacccactttgGTGTCCACCTATCCCCCATGTCCTCCATGGctggggctcaaacccaattgaggcatGAATCATTGGTGTCACATCCTTttgcttactcatctaagcatatCAAATAGGGATGTACACCGCCTATGGTAaaacattctgaatacatgatctGTTCCATAAAGCATAACTAGATTCATAAATCACTGGTGACTTCCTTCACCAAAATACAAGCAATAACATTGCATATTCTATACAAAGCGTCTCACTCTCAACTATAGCAACCATTCATTTAGGACCTCCATATAAGCATCGTACGAATGAATGTCGCCTTCTAATGTTATTTAAGTTATAAGTCTGACTTATGGCCTAAAATGATCACTAGGTTAACTCACTAAATTCAATATGTAATTCTCACATTTAACATTGATTCAATTCAAGTATAACATAACAAGTGATTAATGGTTGATGAAATGCACTTAGAAACATTAAGGAAATGAATTTTAAAGTTTTTGGTATGAGCCAATCAATTGGTTGGGGAAGCCCAATCCATTGGTCCCTCTCACATTTCTGTTTTTCCAAGAATGCagaggatcaatcgattgatcctcagtgtcaatcgattggcacCTGAAGAATCTCCAATTTTTCCAAAATAGAAAGTTTATGCAATCGATTGCAGCTCCCTATCAATTGATTGGTCCTGTCAAATTTTCATTCTCTTCAAAATAGAAAGTTTATGCAATTGATTGTTACTAAGAACCAATTGATTGGTTCCTGCATAAAATATGATTTCTACTGCATAACAACACAACTTCCAACCTGCATAACATTGTTTTATCTCCAACAACCAATCTCTTGATACAATCATGAAAACACATCAACAACACTTTCAAAACAAAAACCACATCATTATAACACAAGAATACAACAACTACAAGAAGACACATAGAAGCATCATCAATGAAGATTCACATGATTCATGGAAAGATTCATCATAATAACATTTATCTTACTATCAATTCCATGATTTATCAACCCTAACTTCTAAATCTAGAGTTCTATCTAGAACCCACCTTAAGAATGGAAGAcgaggttgaagaagatgatgaggTGAGATGGTGATGAAGTGATGATGATGGATTCCAAGCTTTTCTTCCTCCTTCTTCTCTCCACTAACTTGTTTCCTCTTCTTCCCTTGAGCCTCTTCTTTCTCTCTATCTTCCCTTTTTATTGATAAGTTGGAAAAATGAGCATGACACAAGGGTGGTAAGTAGGAGAATGGAAAGTGGAAAAGATATGTGGCCACAAAATGAGAGGAAAAATGTGTGGATAAGAAGAATGAATAGGTAGTAACAAATATCCCAAGTGGTACCACACTTCTAATACTTGTTCTATTAGAGCAGTTGACTCGTTATTAGTGTTATCAACGTGTCtcaattaataaaaggtcagtctcaattaatattaattaagtcaatctgaattcactatttactctatttatATTAATTGATAAgttttagagcacataggaactcaattgatctcaattaATAAGAATTTGAGTATTTAAGGAAATATGAGGTATTACAAAGATCTTCCTCTAAGTTTTAAGGTTAGTCATGCTTGCTTAAGGATATCTGCTTTATTACTATTATTGGTTAATTATTTATCTTTaacaatttttattatttttaaaataaaattgattaattgaGGAAGGAGGCAtaaaaatgtttttgattattGTACTCGTTAAAGTTTACAACTGtatgcctacgtaccatcatGTTATATGAAGGATCGAAGCACCGTAGTTCTTATAAAAAAATGTTGATTTGTTTTGTcgtttttatcccttgaaaaaTTCTCACGCATCAGGGGGGAGAAGtaattgatttttaaaaaatGTCTCAATGCACTTGGACAGAGGATTTATAATTTGAGGTGAGTTTAAATTGATTTTATCCCTTGGTTGATTTGTAAAGATTTAATGATTgatttatttaagaaaataaattagtaataatattatgtatttacttaataaaaatattaaaaatttaattatataaaCTCAAGTATATATCCATTATCCCTGTTTTTTTATTCTTAAAGCCCTAAAATTTTCTTAGAGATTTATCCCATGATTATCCTTATTATTTATTACAAAAAATATAATACttaatttttttatgaaaataaatattatatatttatatgacATATCCCTTATTCCGATTTCTATCCCTGATTTATATCCCTTGATTTATTCTTTGATCTAtcccttgtttttatcccttaaaaCTCTATGATTTTATCTCATATTTATTCCAAaaatttatattcaattaacCATAATTCCTGATTTTATTAATCcctaattaattaaatatgtgttATTTTATATTAAACGAGAAAATTATTAAATCAATTAGTTATAAAGATTGAAGATATACTTTATCCCTTAACCCTAATTATTATTTCTAATTAGACTAATCAACCTTAAACTTATCCAAAGAAGTGATCCCACTATCCCAAAATTATCACATAAATCCAATTTAATTAACCCTAATTAATTAATATTCACTAATTAATTATATCCTTgtctttttattttaattataataatcTAATTATTAATGATCTAATATGAAGctaaatatatattttttgtattttgtattttattataaaataagGAAACCTtacataataaaaaaaattatttgaataTGTAATGATTTCACTAAAAAAAAATTGACTCATGTTAGTAAAATTTTACTTTGACTTTCAAAAGGTTATTTTacaaaaatgatttaaaattaaattgatttttttttaaaaggatGCTTTTTGACCTTAAAGAAATGGTTAGAAAAAAATTTAAAGGGAAcaattaaatttatttttaaaaaaagatGCTTTATAATTATCAagaaattaattttaaaattatttcaTGATATTAATTATATAATGTTGATATATGATTTTTAATTTGAAATAGTTAGAAATGATTTCTCGTTTTATGAAAAAATTTATAATGATTgaaataattataattaaaaattTAACTATTCAAATGGAATAAAAACACGCTCAATATCAACATCATTCACAACAAACAACAAAGAACAAATAAAATGTCAAATAATTACAAAAGTGGAAGAGTAAGGGAAAGTGACTTACGGTGAGAAGATTGTCCTCGATAAAAATATTAAGATTAACCCTTCtttttttctatttcttttttcTCTTTATGTTTTTCGATCCTAATTTTCTCGTAATCATTTTTCTTTACCCGTGTCTTTTTGAAAAGATAGATGATGATCAtcattttttagggttttggtgTTGTTGATCTTCAACGTGAAGATTAACAATTTTAGGATAGAAAATTTGTAGATTGTGAATgtaaaaaatattataaattgacatgtatttataataaaaaattgGTCAACAAAAAAAAAGTAATAATTAAGTTAGAATCAGAAAACATACCGGATACTATTTACAAGATGCCACAAATATGACAAGATTCATTTCTTAATAACCAagataaaaatcaaattaaaaaatatatatctttttgtgctaaaaattaaataaaatcatgttaattaaaaaataatttaaaatataatcAAATTAAGTAAAAATAGAATTAACCTAATGAAATATAAATAAAATTGcatttaatatatatatatatatatatatatatatatatatatatatatatatatatatatatatatatatacctttTTTGGATACTTGTTTTACTAAAAATAATGCAAAAAGTGAAAAGTGAGAAATGCCTATCCTATTTATATTGTTTATGAATTATGTTTAAGTCTAAAAATGTGCATTAAATTTGATCACaattaatcaaaataataaaaaatcaaagaatcaaatTTATTTGATTTTTGATTTATGCCCATTTTGATCTATCTTGGTGACTTTTTCTAAAATTAACATAAAATATCCTAAAATGAAAAAAGAACAAAATTGCTCTTTTAAATAGTTTTATTatgttttaaataaaaattaaattaaatcactatcctaaaatacaaacaaaatttgttcaaatatttttattttgtgattttttaCTATTTTATGCATAAAATCGTGATTTTAATgcaaaaaataatattttaaaaaatgcattaataaaaaatacgaaaattaataataaatgttaaaaaaatgatatttttgtGATTTGAAAATAATGCCAAAAGTTAGAAATAAAggaaaaacaaataaaatagaaaaaaaagcATTTTTACCAAATGGACTATTATGTTCATTCTAACTAGAATAAAACCCAAAGAGTAATATTCTAAAGAAAACTTGATTTCCTATTTTGACCCTTCTTACAAATGATATTAATACTATATTTTTTGTTATctttttatcttttctttttaTAAATGCATAAAAAATAGTATCTGATTTAGAAAAGAAGAAAACTTTAAAAAATTTTTTATGCAAATACGAAAGTTAGGACTCGAACCCGAGACTGTATGATCGTGCTCCTTACACATGCTCTCTTATCCAATACAAAATTTCATTTATTTGAAATTAAATGACACTAGAAAATATATGAGTGATGGTCAAATTTTGCGGTACGACAGCTGCTCCTATTTAATCAACTTTAAACCGGGAGGATAATGATAGTTAATCTTAATCCTCTTAGGAAGATGTGATTAAATATAGAGAGAGATCCGAATTTTGACCCCGAAGTTAGTAGAACTTGGGAATGAGCAAGGAATGAATCATCCTTGATGCTTTGTTGGTATCCAAACCAACTTTCGATAGAACCCTGATGACACCCTTGACGGAACCCTGATGATATCCCGTTGATTAGTTTCAGTCCATCCGGGTGAAACTTGCATATGATTCCCATGATCATCCAATCATTTTGCGGAAATCAGGTAGGACTATGACGATCCTCCAATCGTTGTTCGATAAATCCCTAGTAGAACCCCTTTGATCAATTTCAACCTATCCAGGTGAAACTTGCATATgattcctatgatcatccgatTATTTTACGAGAACCAGGTAGGACTCTGACGATCCTTCGATCGTTGCAATTCCTACGATCATCTGATCATTTGGAATCTTGGTAGGACTCTGGTGATACCCTGATCACTCTTGATGGAACCCCTTGATGAAACTCCTTGGTAAAACTCTGGTGAAACCCCttgatgaaaccccttgataaaACTCTTGTGAAACCCCTTGATGTAACCCCTTGATAAAACGCTGGTGAAACCCCTTTATAGAACCCCAGATGAAACTCTGGTGAAACCCTTAATGGAACCCTTGATGAAACTCTGGTGAAACCCCTTGATGGAACCCTTGATAAAACCCTGATGAAATCCTTGATGAAATACTTGATGAAACCCCTGATGAAATCCCTGATGGAACCCCTAATGAAACTCTTGATTAAACCCCTGATGAAACTCCTGGGTTATTTTGACATAACTCATCCCGTATGAGGGATAGGTTGCTAATTTGGGGATTTGAGAGGTGAAAACTTGCTCACTGGTTGGTAACGGTCATTCAAGATGACCTGCTACTGGATATATTCTCTTGAAGACTCAAGATGAGTGAGCTTCCTGGGGAATCCTTTATGGAAAAGGTGTTATGGAAGTGTTTATTTACTGTGGAATGACAATAAGTCTTTCTACTTGGGGAATTGTACTGGTATAACTGGGGATTGAGAATTCAATCATCATTGGTATAAGAGTTGATAACTCATTATTGGCAAGAAAATTGATGTAAAACCCAAATGAACTGAGAGAAATAACAATGGTATAAGAACCGTAAAATAAGATGACAAACGGTGTAAAAACCGTAAAAAGAACAATGGTGTAAGCACTATAGTGAATGAATGAAAACAATGTAAGAATCAAAGTGACTGATGATAATGGTGTAAGAACCGAAATGGCTTGATGAAAATAGTGTAAGAACCAAAGTCACTGATGGTGTATGAGTAAAAAACAACAATGTATCAAGGTACTTGTATAATTAAGGAGAGATCCCTATTGGGATTACGTGGGGACTTAAGTCAACCTCTCACTAGAGCAAGAATTTTTGCTGAGAAGTTCTCTGAaaaaaatggagtaaaaaggaGATTGATAGAATAACTCAATGATTCTACTAGGGGAGACTGGTTTCACATAAGATGATTTTCTTATGGGAAATAGGCTTCCATGCGAGGTTTCCTAAGGAGCGAGTGCCGGGAAAAGTTTTGAGAAATCCATGCAAGGATCTGATGAAGGATTTGTATATCGTTCGAGCATGTTGTGGACAATGTTGCTAAGTATTTTATGCTTGGAGAATAAGTTCCAAGGATACTCACTAGGGGGATTGTCCTTAAGACCGACTTACTAGGATGTATAGAGAGAAAAGCTTTGGGATAAGCTTGGCCAAAGATCTATTATCGACTGAGCTGGGGATTGACCCAAACTCTTATGATGAGTCTTGAGTCTCAACCTATGTTATGTATCTATGTATGCATATTATGCTAATGTCATGTATGCATGTTTAGAGTTTTGATGGCGTAATATTCCATATTCATGGAATGTGCTACGCGTGATATGATGTATGGATGCGATGTTATGGATGATATATTCCTTCGAAGAATATGGCTTAGTTTCTTATAGTGAAGAGTTAAGTGAAACCTTCTAAAAATGGCTTTTGAAGGATGGGTTTTGGAGTTTGTTATTGAGGATGAGCTTGGGATTTTTGAAATGTTGGGTGAGGTCAAGCTTTTTGATTATGAATGTTGGGTGCCAAATAAGATCGAGTTTTTCGGGTAAATTCCAAGTGAGGTTAGGCTCTTTGTAGGGTATTGAATGTCGAGTAAGTTTGGTCTTTTGTGTGATGCCAAGTAAGATTGGGCTTTATTGAGGTGCCAAGTAGGATCAGGCCTTCGTGAGGTGCCAAGTAGGATTGGGATTTTGCGAGGTGCCAAGTAGGATTGGGCTTTTGTGAGGTGCCAAGTAGGATTTGGATTTTGTGAGGTGCCAAGTAGGAATGGGCTTTTTGAGGAGGTTAGATTCAAGTTATGGGAATAAGCCATATGAATGAACTGATATGCATGATTAGATGCTAGATTAAAGTGATATGATTGATGTATGATGATGATTTAAATGTTCAACAAGTGCCCCTGCAGTGGACAATAAAATGGTTAAGACTTAGAGAGGTTGCTTGTGCGACAAGGCTGTTTGTTAAAAGGCGGTAGGGTATTATGTCAACATGACTTCGCGATCCTGGTTTCGAACTTGACAATTGTTGATGTATGGTAGAGCTTGTATGTG containing:
- the LOC127082494 gene encoding uncharacterized protein LOC127082494, with protein sequence MEGIFQIVHCSEENKVVFASYMMKGPIVRWWETASTLMTNQGVPRDWEHFKTTFLDKYFPRSLRTQKEFEFQQLRQGTMSVATYAKKFEDMATYSRQTEYAPNEKWKIDQSLFGLRGEISHSVSQREITTYAELLRQCYVAENSLKKVQEERDQYRIGKKEQGRSGNQFRPRPQSFKGKQVQHARPNHPPQCQLCKKPHFGRCVGSVIRCFTCQREGHMARDCPQNKNQVQGRNTGRVYTLDARKAKSNNAFIAGTCLVNDHPCFVLFYCRETHSFVSIQCMKHFGLQAIPLSPPMVVTTAMDDVLETPLICENCPLSVNGRIFQIDLICLPLKKVDVVLGWIGFPPIRCLLVAKRS